In Trueperella pecoris, the DNA window GGACTACACAGCCCGCGCCATGGATCCGCTCCTCCGGTTCGATATCCCCGGTATTCCAGAGGCCATCAGATACCAAGGAATCAAGAAAGGCGTACCGGGAGCCATCCTCTCGCGCTCACGTGCCGGCGTCATGGTGCTTGGCCGCAACCGTACACTCGTGATCAACCTGCCCGGCTCAGTCGGCGCAGTCAAGGATGGGATGGAAGTTGTCATCCCACTGCTTGATCACGCCATTGACCAAATGCGCGGCGGCGACCACGTCGCATAGCGCGCCGGGTGCCTCGCGCCCGCGCTGTACTAAGCTGTCTCCCGCTGTACTAATCTACGCCAGATTAATACAGCGGGAGACAGCTTAATGCGGTTTCGGCGGGCCGGGGCCGCCCGCCCTAAACGTCGATCACCGTCAGCAGGTCGCCCACACGAACCTCCTCTTGCTCAGCCGGAACCACCGCCAACACCTGCGCATAATGCAACGACGCCACCAAGTGAGAACCCGAACCCAAAGCGTGAACGGGCACAACGGCGTCGTCACCAGAGTCGCGAACAATGCGGGCGGCCACGAACTGACGCCGGCCCGACGGGCTCTTCCACGCCGCGCCGG includes these proteins:
- a CDS encoding MogA/MoaB family molybdenum cofactor biosynthesis protein, with the protein product MSIKAAVITISDRSAEGLREDTSGPTAVRLLEEAGVKVIETAIVHDDVRAIAEAVQTLAYDEVDLVITTGGTGISPQDYTARAMDPLLRFDIPGIPEAIRYQGIKKGVPGAILSRSRAGVMVLGRNRTLVINLPGSVGAVKDGMEVVIPLLDHAIDQMRGGDHVA